In one window of Drosophila innubila isolate TH190305 chromosome 2L unlocalized genomic scaffold, UK_Dinn_1.0 4_B_2L, whole genome shotgun sequence DNA:
- the LOC117780064 gene encoding NHP2-like protein 1 homolog, whose protein sequence is MTEEVNPKAFPLADAQLTAKIMNLLQQALNYNQLRKGANEATKTLNRGLADIVVLAGDTEPIEILLHLPLLCEDKNVPYVFVRSKQALGRACGVSRPIVACSVTTNEGSQLKSQITSIQQEIERLLV, encoded by the exons atg accGAGGAAGTAAACCCGAAAGCATTCCCCTTGGCTGATGCTCAGTTGACCGCCAAGATAATGAACTTGTTGCAGCAGGCTCTTAACTATAACCAGCTGCGCAAGGGTGCCAATGAAGCCACCAAGACCCTGAACCGTGGTTTGGCTGATATTGTTGTGCTAGCTGGCGACACGGAGCCAATCGAGATTCTGTTGCACTTGCCGCTGTTGTGCGAGGACAAGAACGTGCCGTATGTTTTTGTGCGTTCCAAGCAGGCATTGGGACGTGCATGTGGCGTGTCCAGGCCCATTGTTGCTTGCTCCGTGACCACAAACGAGGGTAGTCAGCTAAAATCGCAGATTACCTCCATACAGCAGGAAATTGAAAGGCTGTTAGTTTAA